The nucleotide window CTTTCCGGCGGTCATCCTGTAATCGCAGGCAGCGTAGATCGTGCCGTTTGAGATGGCAACCGCCTCTATGCTCTTCTGGTACGGGATGTTCTCTCCAACGGTCCCCTTGAACAGCAGGGGGTTCTCCTCCGCCATTACCGGCGCGAGAAATCCCAGCAAGAGCATCAAAGCCAGTCCAAGGGCTTTTCCCTTCATCCTTCACCGCCCTCCTTAAGTTTCCTTGCCAGGGGAGTTGGCTCCACGACCTTTCTTATGCCCTTAATCCGTAGGAGCCCCTTCCTTATCAAACTGTCGTAGATCCTCTCAACGTCGATTGGATCCATCCTCAGAACGCGCGGCACTTCAAGCGGGTCTATGCCCGTGAGCAGGGCATCGAGAACTTCCCTCTCAACGGGCTCAAGCTCTGGACACCGCAGCTCCCTTTCGAGCCAGGGGAACTCCCGGGAGAGATCCGCGAGGTAGCCCCATCTCAGAGGAGAAAAACGCTGGAGGTAGCGCAGAACGAAGAGCCTGACCTTCCTCCCCTCGATCTTGACCTCGAATTCCTCCGTGCCATAGGGGGAGTGAACTCTAAGCCTCCACACGCCGTTCTCGCAGGAGGCCTCGCCCACCGAAGAGAAGCTTATCAGTCTCTCCCCCTCCTTCCCAACCGCTAAAAGACGCCCGGGCCCGATTACGCGCAGGTACGCAACATTCCAGTCTTCCCCGGGCTTCCGTACAAAGACCGGAACCCCGTTCAAAAGCTCAACGAAGATCCTGTGGATGAATGCCTCGAACTTTCCCCTGTCGTAGATTAGGGGGTTGTCCCCAACGCTCAGTATCAGAACTCGATCGTCTGAGAAGCGAAGGGTGAAGTTGGGCTCATCGCAGGGGAAAGGGGGAAGGAAACCGAGATCCTCGAGCAGGGAGAAGGAGAAGAAGTCCTCACCGAGCTTTCCATCCACGAATCTCATGGAAACGCCGCTGTGGCTTAAGGTGACCACGACCTCCCTTTTCCTGGTTCTCTTGCCGTCTCTGAGAACTTCAGCCCGGGCCCTCACCTCAGCGGGCATATTCAACCCCCCTGGACCGCCTAAAGGTTCTCCTGAAGGGCTCGGGGTGCTCGGCCAGTTTCTCGATAAAGCCAGCGGAGGGGATGATGTAGACGTCAAGATTACTCCCGTGATCGTCGTGCACCAGCCCAACGAAGACGGGAAGTCTCTTTCCTCCTCCGAGGAAGTTCAGGATCCTTTCGAGCTGATCAACGGTTTTTATAGGAAAGGGCACGCTGGGAAGGAGATCGTAGCCCATGATGTTCGAGAGCCTGCTGGCAAACTGGCCGGCTATGACGTTGCCCATCTCCCTGAGAAGGGACTCCATGAGATCCCTTATGTCGTAAGTTTCGAGAATTCCGGTCTTTTTCAGCTTCAGGAGGCGGCTCACGATGGCGGAGGAGTTCTCGAAGTCGAAGGCCATTATGAGTTCCGGGCCCTCACCTATGGCAAAGCCCACTAAACTGACGCCCTCTAAGAGACCTTCAATGACCAGATCTGAGGACGAGATAACGCGGAACTCGGAGAGCTCCATCTTGCCGCTCGGATCGATTTTGGCAAGCGACTCTCTGAGGGCGATCTCAAGCAGCTCCCTCACGAGGTTAACCCTTCTCACGCAGCAACCCCTCCATAAGACTGATCAGATCAATAAGCGGAACCGGCTCATTGCCCCCCAGTATTATCACCCCGGTGAACACGCTCTCCTCGGGCTCGCCGAAGGGAACCAGAGAACGGAGCGACCTGACAACCGTCTCCCTCTCCCCGAGAATTCTATCAACGAGCACGAGCACCTTTTCCCGTCCCTCACGGTCGAACTGGAAGAGGAGCCCCTCAACCTCCCCCTCCGGCAGGGGGGCGAAGTCTTCAACCACATCATGGAGAAGGACAGCCGGGAAAATCCCCGACTCAACGGCCGCGACGTAGACACCTCCAACCTTTCTGACGCTCTCCACTCCAAGTCTGAACTTGCCGAGCACCCCTATTGAGGGGACGGCGTATTTCTTTCCCCCGACCTCGACGGTGTAAACCCGAAGGATCAGCACATCAGCAGGAACCCTCAGCGTTATCACAGTGCCCCTGCCCTCCTCGCTGCTCACGTGGACGCTGCCGTGAAGTTCCCTGATGGACTCCATGACCACGCTCAGCCCAAAGCCCCGCCCGCTCTCCTCGGAAACCTCCCTCTCGGTGCTCATTCCAGGCCTGAATATCAGCATGAGCGCCTCCTTCCGGGAAAGCCTCTTGGCTTCCTCCGGCGTTATTATGCCCCTTTCAACGGCCCTTTTCTTGACCTCAGCGATGTTGATGCCCCTGCCATCGTCCCTAACGCTGATCTCAACGTAGCTCGGATGAGGGACGATTGTTATCTCAATGAGCCCCTCCGGTGGCTTCCCGAGTCTGACCCTCTCCTCAGTCCTTTCAATACCGTGAATAACTGCGTTTCTGAGTATGTGCACGAGGGCCTCCCAGACGACGGCGGCAACGGCCCTATCGACGGCGACGTCTTCTCCAATGATAACGACCCCAACCCGCTTCCCCCTCTCTTCGGCCAGCTTCTTGATCGAGGGGACCAGTTCCTCTATCCTGTTCTTTAGCCTCACCGTCCGCATGGACGTTACCGTCTCCCTCAGCCTCTGCACGGCCTCCGAAAGTTTGTTGCTCAGTTCCACCATCTGTTCCGGGCCACAGTCGCCGGAAACAACGTCCCTCAGCCATTCCTCTATTGCAACGAGCTCGCCGAGGGAGTAGAGGAGCTCGTCCAGGGCGGAGACATCAACGGGAACCGTCCTTTTCCGAGTCCTGATTGGAGAGGGTCTAAAGGCGTTCTCTGGGAGCGATCTCGTCTCCATGAAATCCTCATCCAGCCCCTCGACCCTGATCACGTCCTTAACCCAGGGGTGGCGGAGGATAAGCTCCCTGATCTTCTCGAAGGGCATGTTGCTTTCAAGAAGAACCTCAAAGAAACCCTCGCCGAGAAGCGTACCTTCCCTTATCTCCTTCTCAGGGGGCTTCACCGATAGGAGCCTACCCGCCTTCCTGAGGTCCTGGATGATAAGAAGCGCCCGTGCAGCCTTAAAAGGAGTCTCCTCTGTAAGGTAAACCCTGAGCCGGAGCCTTTCTCCTTTCCCTCCGTTTTGTCCTTCATGTCCCTGCACCTCCACCTTCCTGACACCGTTCACGGAGCCAAGCTCTTCCCTTATTTCATCGGGGCTTAATGGAGTCTCAATGACCAGTTTGAGCCTTTCCCCGGGTTTGACCCTGCCCTCTATGATGTCGCTGACGTCGGGATCAGAGGAGACCAAACGGCCCAGTCTTTGAAGTTTGGACAGAACCGCGAAGGTCCACACCGGGATCTTCTCGGGCACGGGTTCAAAGTCCACCGTCACCTCGTACCTCCTCTCCAGCGCAACCTTCAGTGGGGGAAGCCTTCCGGCCTTTCTGGAGGCGTTTTTGAGGTAGAGCGTGGCCTTCGCTATCACTGGGGAGAGCTCAACTTCCCTCTCGTCCCCGAAGTCCTCGATCGAGTGTATGAGCCTGTCAATCGTGACGATGAGCTCCCAGATTATGGAGAGAAGCTCCTCGTCGGGGGAGAGGTCCCCTGCGCGTATCATGTCCAGAATCGTCTCAAGCCAGTGGGCGGCTTGGGTGAGCTTTGGAAACCCCGCCAGAGAGGCCGTTCCTTTAACGGTGTGGGCACTTCGTATCATATCCTCAACGGTTTTCGAGAGGTTTTCCTCCTCACCCCTAAGCCGGGAAAAAAGCTCTTTGAGTTCGGCGACCTTCTCCTTTGCCTCCTCCAGGAAACTCTCGATGTAGTTTGTCCCGATGACGCCCACCCCCGTAAAGGGCCGGCCGGGCGGTGGATCCCTGGAACCCTGGCCCTATCGTCCTTCTCAGTCTCACTCCCCCGGCCGGCCGCCTATTCCTGGCCCGACAGTACTCTCTCGACCTCCTTGAGCACCTGTGAGGGTTCAAAGGGTTTGACTATATAACCGGACGCCCCGGCCTCGATGCATTCTATAAGCTTCTTATCGCTGTCCACGGAGGTTATCATGATAACCTTGGCGTTGGGGTCGATCTTTTTTATCTCCCTCAGGGCTGTTATGCCGTCCATGTCGGGCATTATTATGTCGAGGGTAACGATATCGGGGCGGAGCTTCGAGTATAGCTCAACCGCTTCCTTACCCGTTGAGGCTTCTCCCACCACCTCATGCCCCGCCTCGGTGAATATTTTCCTGAGCAGGATCC belongs to Thermococcus sp. AM4 and includes:
- a CDS encoding response regulator, translated to MARVLIVDDALFARILLRKIFTEAGHEVVGEASTGKEAVELYSKLRPDIVTLDIIMPDMDGITALREIKKIDPNAKVIMITSVDSDKKLIECIEAGASGYIVKPFEPSQVLKEVERVLSGQE
- a CDS encoding ATP-binding protein → MGVIGTNYIESFLEEAKEKVAELKELFSRLRGEEENLSKTVEDMIRSAHTVKGTASLAGFPKLTQAAHWLETILDMIRAGDLSPDEELLSIIWELIVTIDRLIHSIEDFGDEREVELSPVIAKATLYLKNASRKAGRLPPLKVALERRYEVTVDFEPVPEKIPVWTFAVLSKLQRLGRLVSSDPDVSDIIEGRVKPGERLKLVIETPLSPDEIREELGSVNGVRKVEVQGHEGQNGGKGERLRLRVYLTEETPFKAARALLIIQDLRKAGRLLSVKPPEKEIREGTLLGEGFFEVLLESNMPFEKIRELILRHPWVKDVIRVEGLDEDFMETRSLPENAFRPSPIRTRKRTVPVDVSALDELLYSLGELVAIEEWLRDVVSGDCGPEQMVELSNKLSEAVQRLRETVTSMRTVRLKNRIEELVPSIKKLAEERGKRVGVVIIGEDVAVDRAVAAVVWEALVHILRNAVIHGIERTEERVRLGKPPEGLIEITIVPHPSYVEISVRDDGRGINIAEVKKRAVERGIITPEEAKRLSRKEALMLIFRPGMSTEREVSEESGRGFGLSVVMESIRELHGSVHVSSEEGRGTVITLRVPADVLILRVYTVEVGGKKYAVPSIGVLGKFRLGVESVRKVGGVYVAAVESGIFPAVLLHDVVEDFAPLPEGEVEGLLFQFDREGREKVLVLVDRILGERETVVRSLRSLVPFGEPEESVFTGVIILGGNEPVPLIDLISLMEGLLREKG